TCAGGAAGTACGCGCGGTGCCCGTTCTCGATGGCTTTGAGGGTCAAACCGATGGCGAGGTGGGTTTTGCCGACGCCGGTGGGTCCGAGGATGAGGACGTTTTCGCCTTGATGCAGGAACCGTAGGGTGGCGAGCTCATCGACGGTGGTTTTGGGCACGCTGGGTTGCGCTTCGAAATCGAATTGGTCGAGGGTTTTCTTGCTGGGAATGCCGCTCCACTTGAGGTTGGCTGCGACGCGCCGTTCGAATCGGTAGGTACGCTCCGTCGTCAACAGTTCGTCGAGGAGCCACGCGGGACTGCGTTCCTCTTTCGCTGCCTTCTCGAGGAGGGGGTCGAGTTCCGCGAGGGCTGCGTGCAACTTGAGGAGTTCGAAATGCTCCCGCACCCGCTGGTAATGCACGGCCTCGCTCACGAGGTGGCCTCGAGCATGCGTTCGTACTCGGTGAGGGTGCGGGTTTGTACGAGCGGTGCGGTGGGCAGACCGGACGTCAGGCCGTCCGGATGATCGTGGGTCTGTTGGTACGTCTTGCGGGTGTTCCTAGGGCGCTTGGCGTGCCTTGCGGCCACGCGAATGCTTGCTTCATGCTCGGGTAGCGTGACGCGCTTGACGTGGGTTGAGGTGGGAAGCTGGTGCGTGGCGAGCACCTTCCCGTCATGGAGAACGTCGAACGTTTCGCCCGGCGCGATGCGTTGAATGCGGATGTGCACCGTGCGCCCTACGGCATGGGGTGGAACGCTGAATGCGCGACCCGCCAAGCGAACGTGGCTGTCGGTCTGAACCTTGCGGAGGAGGAGTTCACGCGTATCGAACCGGGGGACGGCGGCGGCGGGCCTGAGTGCATGCACCTCGTTGGCGTACCGGTCGATGGGTCGTTCACCGGTCGTACCGTGAACGCGGACGTTCGCCACGCGGTCCAGCCACGCGTCGACCTGTTGATTGAGATCCTCGAGCGTGGTGAACGTCCGTCCGGTTAGGAACGAGGTTTTGACGTACTTCACGCCCGCCTCGACCTTCCCTTTCGCTCGAGGCCAGTACGGTGGGCACGCGACGGGGAGCGCTCCGTAATGCTCGCAATAGTCCAGGAACGCCCGGTTGAAACGCACCTCCTCCCCCAGGGCAGGCCGATCGACGGCGGTCTTCATGTTGTCCACCAACAGTTCCTTGGGAACGCCATGGCGTTCGAACGCTTCACGTAAGCAGGCCAACAGGACAGGCTGTCTCGTGCTGGTCGTGAACCGCACGAACGACACTCTCGAGTAACCGAGAACGAACACGAACGCGTACAAGCGTT
This portion of the Trueperaceae bacterium genome encodes:
- the istB gene encoding IS21-like element helper ATPase IstB; this encodes MSEAVHYQRVREHFELLKLHAALAELDPLLEKAAKEERSPAWLLDELLTTERTYRFERRVAANLKWSGIPSKKTLDQFDFEAQPSVPKTTVDELATLRFLHQGENVLILGPTGVGKTHLAIGLTLKAIENGHRAYFLTLHDLINKVRAAQEKHRLHALHTTLLRADLFVLDEVGFQPLAREDATFLFEAINKRYTAGKPTIVTSNKSYGQWHEIFPDPVLAVALLDRLLHHSTTLNIRGDSYRQKHRRHAGLPTTSQEDTMK
- the istA gene encoding IS21 family transposase, with amino-acid sequence MAGGLPRSLGAGSELQGGRPSPVIAREVRLRMKRDVLDGVPIARIARRYGVSRQSVYNVLERSSDVDSGRVRPSKLDPFKDFIRDRLDAFDLPATVLLREIRELGYAGGITILKEYVSTIKQESVRKVIERFETQPGQQAQVDWGECGTILEHGETKRLYAFVFVLGYSRVSFVRFTTSTRQPVLLACLREAFERHGVPKELLVDNMKTAVDRPALGEEVRFNRAFLDYCEHYGALPVACPPYWPRAKGKVEAGVKYVKTSFLTGRTFTTLEDLNQQVDAWLDRVANVRVHGTTGERPIDRYANEVHALRPAAAVPRFDTRELLLRKVQTDSHVRLAGRAFSVPPHAVGRTVHIRIQRIAPGETFDVLHDGKVLATHQLPTSTHVKRVTLPEHEASIRVAARHAKRPRNTRKTYQQTHDHPDGLTSGLPTAPLVQTRTLTEYERMLEATS